The genomic stretch CGGAGACGGCCGGCGACTTGTTTCATCGCCTTGATCTGAGCGGCGCCGCCGACGCGGGAAACGGAGATGCCGGCGTTGATGGCCGGACGGATGCCGGAGAAGAACAGGTCCGACTCCAGGAAGATCTGGCCGTCGGTGATGGAGATGACGTTCGTCGGGATGTAGGCCGACACGTCACCGGCCTGGGTCTCGATGATCGGCAGGGCCGTCAGCGAGCCGCCGCCATGCTCATCTGAGAGCTTAGCGGCCCGTTCCAGCAGGCGCGAGTGGAGGTAGAAGACGTCGCCGGGGTAGGCTTCGCGGCCGGGCGGGCGGCGGAGCAGCAGGGAGAGCTCGCGGTAGGCGACGGCTTGTTTGGACAGGTCATCGTAGATGCAGAGGGCGTGCTGGCCCTTGTAGAGAAAGTACTCGCCCATGGCGCAACCGGCGTAGGGGGCGATGTAGAGCAGCGGCGCCGGCTCAGAGGCGGTCGCCGAGACGACGATGGTGTAATCCATGGCGCCGTGCTCTTCGAGCGTCTTAACGACGCCGGCGACGGTAGACGCCTTCTGGCCAATGGCCACATAGATGCAGATGACGTTCTGGCCCTTTTGGTTGATGATCGTGTCGACGGCCACAGCCGTTTTGCCGGTCTGGCGGTCGCCGATGATCAATTCCCGCTGGCCGCGGCCGATGGGCACCATGGCGTCGATGGCCTTGAGACCTGTTTGCAAGGGCTCATGGACCGATTTCCGCTTGATGACGCCGGGGGCAGGCGACTCGATGGGACGGAACTGCTTGGCGTTGATGGGACCCTTGCCGTCCAAGGGCTGGCCGAGGGGGTTGACGACGCGGCCGATCAGCTCCGGACCGACGGGCACTTCCACGATGCGGCCCGTCCGCTTGACTGTGTCGCCTTCTTTGATCCCCGTGTAGGGGCCGAGAATAACGCAACCGATATTGTCTTCTTCGAGGTTGAGCACCATGCCGTAGACCTGACCGGGGAACTCCAACAGTTCGCCGGCCATGGCTTTTTCCAAGCCGTAGATGCGGGCGATGCCGTCGCCGACCTGGATGACGGTGCCGGAGTCGGCAGCCTCCAGGGGCTTTTCATACCGCTCGATCTGTTGCTTGATGATGGCGCTAATCTCTTCAGGACGTAAACTCATGGACGGTTCTTCACCCCTATTCTCTTGTGAGCATGTCGAGTTACGAAAGGGACGGCAGGGGAGAGCGCAGGAGGCTCTCTCGCAAGTCCCGGATCTTTCCGGCTACAGAACCGTCGATGATCCGATCGCCGAAGGCGACGACGAGGCCGCCGATCAAGTCGGGATCGACTGCCATGCGCAGGACGATCGCTTTGCCGGTGGCGGCGGCCAGTTGTGACCGCAGCCGTTCCACCTGCTCCGGCGCCAGCTCGACAGCGCTCGTCACGCGGGCTTCCTCAATGTTGCGCACCTTGTTGGCCAGGCGGACAAACTCCCGGAAAATGTCGGCGAAGTAGCTCTCCCGCCGGCGATCGATGACAAGGAGGATGAAGGCCCGCGCCGTTTCGGAAAAGGCGCCTGTGGCCAGCAGCCTGCCCACCAGGTCTTTTTTCTCGGCGACAACGATGGAAGGGTGGAAGAGGAACCGCTGCAGTTCCGGATGGCCGATCATCTCGACGAAGCGGCCCAATTCCCCTTCCAGCGCATCGAGGGTCTTCGTTTGGATTCCGATCTCCAGGAGAGCCTGCGCGTACCGGCGCGCGACAGCGCCCGTCAGCATGGCAGTTTCCCCACTTCATTGATGACCTCGTCCACCAGTTGGCGTTGGGTCGGCTCATCCAGGTTTTTGCGGATCACCTTTTCCGCGGCCAGAATGGACAGGTTGACGACATGGCTGCGCAGTTCTTCCAGGGCTTTTTCTTTTTCCCGCTGGATGTCGGCGACAGCCTTTTCTTTGAGGCGGTTGGCCTCTGCCTGGGCGGCGGCGACGATTTCCTGCGCTTTTTCTTCACCGACTTTGGTGGCGCGTGCGATCAGGTCATGGGCTTCCTGGCGGGCCTTGGCCAGTTCGGCGGCATTCTCGGCCCGCATCCGGTTGGCTTCTTCCAGGTCGTTTTCGGCGCGGCTGATCGACTCTTCGACCTTTTGACGCCGTTCGTCGAGGGCTTTCAAGATGGGCTTGAAAGCGACCTGCTGGAGGATGAAGACAAGGATCAGGAAGCTGATCAGCATGGCCAGAAAGGTCTCGTTCAGATGGAGCGCGTGAAGGACCGATTCTAGCACCGCTTAACCTCCTTAAACGGAGCAAACGCTACGCTGTATTTCTTTTGGGTATACGGTTCGGCTCGATAAATGCTAAGGGGATCGGCCGAAAGATGACGGGGCGAAAGCGCAGCTTACTTGCTGCCGACGCCGTAGAGCAGGAAGGCGATAACGACGGTGATGATGGGGAGCGCTTCGATCAGACCGACGGAGATGAACATGGTCGTCTGCAGGGCGCCGCGGGCTTGGGGTTGACGGGCGATGCCTTCCACCGTTTTGGAGGTGACCATACCGTTGCCGATAGAGGCGCCGAAAGCGGCGAGACCGACGGCGAGACCGGCACCTAAGAGAGCAAAAGCTTTGACATCCACAAGAGATCGCTCCTTTCAAATGTTCAGCCGTTGCGGCTGGGCGGGACTCTCGGTCCCTTGATTTTTTGTTTTTTTAAGTGGTTTTTTTAATGGCTATCGGCTGCGCCGATGGCTTGCGAGATGTACACGATCGTCAAGACCGTGAAGACGAAGGACTGGATGGCGCCGACGAAGACGGAGAAGCCCAGCCAGATCACGTGGGGAATGAACCCGCCCAAGAGATAGACCAGTCCGAAGGGGATGAACGTGAGGAGCACCTTGATCAGCACTTCGCCGGCAAAGATGTTCCCGTAAAGACGGAAGGCCAGGGTGACGGGTTTGGTCAGCAGCTCGATCGCGTGGATCGGGAAGAAGAGCCAGTGCGGCGAGAAGAAGTGCCCGAAATAGTGGGTGCCGTTGTACTTGATCCCGTAGTACTGGGCCAGGATGATGGTCATCGTGGCCAGCGCCAAGGTCAGGTTCAAGTCGGCCGTGGGCGACATCAGGTTGCCGGCGGTGTGCAGGTGGCCGAGCCCGAAGGTGAAGTTCGGGAACAGGCCGATCATGTTGGAGACGAAGATGAACATGATCAGCGTCACCAGGTAGGCCAGCAGCCCCGCCATTTTCTTGTAGTCGGTGTTGTCGGCGACAATCTTGGCGACAAAGTCGATGACGAACTCCCAGACGGCGACGATCCGGTCAGGGGTGCCGCTGGTCGCCCGTCTTCCCGCTATGTAGCCAAAAATGATGAGAATGGCCATGACCAACCAGGTGAACAGCAGGGTGTCGGCCCAAAAGGTCATTCCCATGAAGTGCCACTCCGGACGCACGTGTTCTTCCATGTGTTTTCTGATTCACCCCTTTCACTTCGTGTTTTCCCAGTAGTAGGGTTTCCGGCTCTCCCGCCAGCCGATGACCGTCGAGGTCAACGGCGTCATCAGCAGGCCGAGGCCGGTCGTGAGGAGATCAAAAGCCCCGGGGGTTTTGAACGCGAGCAGCAAGGCCAGCAGTCCCAGGCTGAATCGCGCCAGGGCGCTGAATTGGATGCTGCGAAGGGCCTTCTCGGGGGATTGATTCTCCAGGCGGCGAAGCCGCATCGAAAGAAGCCAGGAAGCTAAGAGCCCCGAAAACCAGCCGAGGGCGAACCCGGCAGGATACTCGGGCCTATCGACAAAAGGTATCAGCGCCAGGCCGGCTCCCACCCCTAGGAGGCCCAGCCGCCATACCTTAGATAAAAGGCGCTGCAATTCCATCGCGCTTGTCCTCTCCCGTAACCACCTTGCCGGGTGTGTCGCGACGCGTCAGGGCGCCGGCTCTTTCCCTGGTTTGTCTTTCTCTTCCTTGAAAAAAGCAGTTACCAGGTAATAGACACCGAAAAACCCGCCGGCGACGCCCAGCAATACGCCAGTGAGCATCAGCCACGGGTCCGTCCCCCAAGCCTTATCTGCGTAGCGGCCTGCCGTAAACCCGATGAAAACCGAGGCCGCGAACTCGGCGCCGATGGTAGAAGCCAGCGCGAACGCTTTCAGAACCCGACGAGAAGGCAGATGCAGATCGGCCAAGCCTTTCCCTCCCGCTGCCTGCAGGCAAAACTAGGATGCCCTGGATGGTTCGGCCTCATTCTCTCTTTCCCTCTGCCGCTTTTCTTCAACAGTGCTTCGGCAAAGCTCATACACATTTAAGCCGACATGTAGTATTCGCGGCGACAGGCCAAAATCCTCTCTTGTACCAAAAAGAACAGCAAAGTCGCAAAAAAAC from Heliomicrobium modesticaldum Ice1 encodes the following:
- the atpA gene encoding F0F1 ATP synthase subunit alpha; the protein is MSLRPEEISAIIKQQIERYEKPLEAADSGTVIQVGDGIARIYGLEKAMAGELLEFPGQVYGMVLNLEEDNIGCVILGPYTGIKEGDTVKRTGRIVEVPVGPELIGRVVNPLGQPLDGKGPINAKQFRPIESPAPGVIKRKSVHEPLQTGLKAIDAMVPIGRGQRELIIGDRQTGKTAVAVDTIINQKGQNVICIYVAIGQKASTVAGVVKTLEEHGAMDYTIVVSATASEPAPLLYIAPYAGCAMGEYFLYKGQHALCIYDDLSKQAVAYRELSLLLRRPPGREAYPGDVFYLHSRLLERAAKLSDEHGGGSLTALPIIETQAGDVSAYIPTNVISITDGQIFLESDLFFSGIRPAINAGISVSRVGGAAQIKAMKQVAGRLRLELAQYRELAAFAQFGSDLDKATQARLNRGQRLVEILKQDQYKPMVVEEQVAVIFAAVNGYLDDIAVADVLKFEEGFLKYLRTEKAEILKEIREKKALSDDLTARLKEAIGAFKKTFVA
- the atpH gene encoding ATP synthase F1 subunit delta, producing the protein MLTGAVARRYAQALLEIGIQTKTLDALEGELGRFVEMIGHPELQRFLFHPSIVVAEKKDLVGRLLATGAFSETARAFILLVIDRRRESYFADIFREFVRLANKVRNIEEARVTSAVELAPEQVERLRSQLAAATGKAIVLRMAVDPDLIGGLVVAFGDRIIDGSVAGKIRDLRESLLRSPLPSLS
- the atpF gene encoding F0F1 ATP synthase subunit B, giving the protein MLESVLHALHLNETFLAMLISFLILVFILQQVAFKPILKALDERRQKVEESISRAENDLEEANRMRAENAAELAKARQEAHDLIARATKVGEEKAQEIVAAAQAEANRLKEKAVADIQREKEKALEELRSHVVNLSILAAEKVIRKNLDEPTQRQLVDEVINEVGKLPC
- the atpE gene encoding F0F1 ATP synthase subunit C, which translates into the protein MDVKAFALLGAGLAVGLAAFGASIGNGMVTSKTVEGIARQPQARGALQTTMFISVGLIEALPIITVVIAFLLYGVGSK
- the atpB gene encoding F0F1 ATP synthase subunit A gives rise to the protein MGMTFWADTLLFTWLVMAILIIFGYIAGRRATSGTPDRIVAVWEFVIDFVAKIVADNTDYKKMAGLLAYLVTLIMFIFVSNMIGLFPNFTFGLGHLHTAGNLMSPTADLNLTLALATMTIILAQYYGIKYNGTHYFGHFFSPHWLFFPIHAIELLTKPVTLAFRLYGNIFAGEVLIKVLLTFIPFGLVYLLGGFIPHVIWLGFSVFVGAIQSFVFTVLTIVYISQAIGAADSH
- a CDS encoding ATP synthase subunit I, which encodes MELQRLLSKVWRLGLLGVGAGLALIPFVDRPEYPAGFALGWFSGLLASWLLSMRLRRLENQSPEKALRSIQFSALARFSLGLLALLLAFKTPGAFDLLTTGLGLLMTPLTSTVIGWRESRKPYYWENTK
- a CDS encoding AtpZ/AtpI family protein, which codes for MADLHLPSRRVLKAFALASTIGAEFAASVFIGFTAGRYADKAWGTDPWLMLTGVLLGVAGGFFGVYYLVTAFFKEEKDKPGKEPAP